The following are encoded together in the Phragmites australis chromosome 19, lpPhrAust1.1, whole genome shotgun sequence genome:
- the LOC133900496 gene encoding laccase-15-like, translating to MKSRSLPAASAAVAVVFFLSATALPAATAIVEHTFVVSQVNMTHLCKETLVTVVNGQLPGPTIEVTEGDSLAVHVVNKSPYNITIHWHGVRQRLNCWADGVPMITQCPILPNHNFTYRFEVAGQEGTLWWHAHVSCLRGTLHGAIIIRPRHGADLYPFPKPHREIPIIMGDWWEMDLAQLDRDFMNGSVFDHPNASTINGKLGDLFNCSGAVEDGYVLDVEPGKTYLLRVINAALFSEYYLKIAGHKFTVVAADANYVNPYTTDVVVVAPGETVDALVVADAPPGRYYMVAQPSETPPPDPPIQVFVTRGMVRYKYAHDSGNGGATLSSGRSEEEEEGAPPSDDVPVAPEMPDKYDTMTSFYFHGNLTSLHQPCRPLVPAQVDERLFIALGMGTVCRRGQSCKRSGSDESIQVATMNNVSFQLPAAVAAPLLEAQYYNHNNTAGGGVELYTLPDRPPRAFNFTDRAMINWGPEEAPLEPTKKATVARRFRHGATVEVVFQSTSLLQSDSNPMHLHGHDVFVLAQGLGNYDAARDVARYNLVDPPVRNTVRVPRLGWVAVRFVADNPGIWYMHCHYEFHLSMGMTALFIVQDGPTVDTSLPPPPVNFLTCDHDNSLIQDEFYLQTKESEVSHINGVRKLR from the exons atGAAGAGCCGGAGCCTCCCCGCGGCGTCCGCGGCGGTTGCTGTCGTTTTCTTCCTCTCTGCCACGGCCCTACCGGCGGCCACGGCCATCGTCGAGCACACATTCGTC GTGAGCCAGGTGAATATGACGCACTTGTGCAAGGAGACGCTGGTCACCGTGGTGAACGGGCAGCTCCCGGGGCCGACGATAGAGGTCACGGAGGGAGACTCGTTGGCCGTTCATGTCGTCAACAAGTCACCCTACAACATAACAATCCATTG GCATGGAGTGAGGCAGCGGCTGAACTGTTGGGCCGACGGGGTGCCGATGATTACCCAATGCCCTATCCTGCCGAACCACAACTTCACCTACCGGTTCGAGGTCGCCGGGCAGGAAGGCACCCTATGGTGGCATGCTCATGTCTCCTGCCTCCGGGGAACCCTGCACGGCGCCATCATCATCCGGCCGAGACACGGGGCCGACTTGTATCCATTTCCGAAGCCTCATAGGGAGATCCCCATCATTATGG GGGACTGGTGGGAGATGGATCTTGCACAGTTGGACAGGGACTTCATGAACGGTTCCGTTTTTGATCACCCCAATGCATCCACAATCAATGGCAAGCTTGGAGATCTCTTCAACTGCTCCG GCGCTGTGGAAGATGGCTACGTGCTGGACGTGGAGCCAGGCAAGACGTACCTGCTACGAGTAATCAATGCTGCGCTCTTCTCCGAGTACTACCTCAAGATCGCCGGGCACAAGTTCACGGTGGTCGCAGCCGATGCCAACTACGTCAACCCCTACACCACGGACGTTGTCGTGGTCGCGCCCGGAGAGACAGTGGATGCCCTCGTGGTCGCCGACGCGCCCCCTGGCAGGTACTACATGGTCGCCCAGCCCAGCGAGACGCCACCGCCCGACCCCCCGATCCAAGTGTTTGTCACGAGAGGGATGGTGCGGTACAAGTACGCTCACGACAGCGGCAATGGCGGCGCAACGCTGAGCTCAGGCCGCagcgaagaagaggaagaaggcgcTCCACCATCCGATGATGTCCCAGTGGCACCTGAGATGCCTGACAAGTATGACACGATGACCTCCTTCTACTTCCACGGCAACCTGACCAGCCTGCATCAACCGTGTCGGCCGCTGGTGCCGGCGCAAGTCGACGAGCGCCTGTTTATCGCTCTGGGCATGGGCACAGTCTGCCGGCGAGGTCAGTCCTGCAAGAGGAGCGGGAGCGACGAGTCCATCCAGGTAGCGACCATGAACAACGTCTCCTTCCAGCTCcccgcggcggtggcggcgccacTGCTGGAAGCGCAGTACTACAATCACAACAACACGGCGGGCGGCGGAGTGGAGTTGTACACGCTGCCGGACAGGCCGCCGAGGGCGTTCAACTTCACCGACCGCGCCATGATCAATTGGGGCCCTGAAGAGGCGCCACTGGAGCCGACAAAAAAGGCAACGGTGGCGCGGCGGTTCCGGCACGGCGCCACGGTGGAGGTGGTGTTCCAGAGCACATCGCTGTTGCAGAGCGACTCCAACCCTATGCACCTGCACGGGCACGACGTGTTCGTGCTCGCGCAGGGGCTTGGCAACTACGACGCGGCGAGGGACGTGGCGAGGTACAACCTGGTGGATCCGCCGGTGAGGAACACCGTGCGCGTTCCGAGGCTTGGGTGGGTCGCCGTTCGATTTGTCGCGGACAATCCAG GGATATGGTACATGCATTGCCACTATGAATTCCATCTGTCAATGGGCATGACGGCATTGTTTATTGTACAGGATGGGCCAACAGTGGACACATCTCTCCCTCCACCGCCTGTGAATTTTCTAACATGTGACCATGACAATAGTCTCATACAAGATGAATTCTACCTCCAAACTAAGGAAAGTGAAGTTTCCCACATAAATGGAGTTAGGAAGCTAAGATAA